The Brasilonema sennae CENA114 genome includes a region encoding these proteins:
- a CDS encoding AbrB family transcriptional regulator, whose product MAKQKKIEPLVGEDLLKKVKELENLSKEEKAKHCGYYTVTKNGIERVNMMKFLNALIDAEGIQLDSAPSANGRGGRSASYRISVQSNGNLLIGSAYTKQMNLKPGDEFIITLGKKHIRLRQVDSDEREEIELAEVAV is encoded by the coding sequence ATGGCTAAACAGAAAAAAATTGAACCCCTAGTTGGTGAAGATCTGCTCAAGAAAGTCAAAGAGCTAGAAAATCTAAGCAAAGAAGAAAAAGCTAAACACTGTGGCTACTATACCGTAACCAAAAACGGTATAGAGCGTGTCAACATGATGAAATTCTTAAATGCTCTTATTGATGCTGAGGGCATTCAGTTAGACAGTGCTCCCAGTGCAAATGGTCGAGGTGGACGCAGTGCAAGCTATAGAATTAGCGTGCAGTCAAACGGTAACTTGCTGATAGGTTCAGCCTATACCAAACAAATGAATCTCAAACCTGGAGATGAGTTTATCATTACTTTAGGCAAAAAGCATATTCGTTTGAGACAAGTAGACTCAGACGAGAGAGAAGAGATCGAGCTAGCAGAAGTTGCTGTGTAA
- a CDS encoding Rrf2 family transcriptional regulator gives MKLTTRGHYSVKALLDLSLQPGYGPVSTKAIASRQDIPAPYLEKLLIEMRRAGLVKSMRGSIGGYQLAREPAQISLGEVLEAVGETIEPLPHHQASQTQAEDWVTFTLWQRLHQKLKEALYSITLADLYYDARSWQASLGEEANFIV, from the coding sequence ATGAAACTAACAACTAGAGGACACTACAGTGTGAAAGCCTTGCTCGATTTGAGTTTACAGCCTGGGTATGGTCCTGTTTCTACTAAGGCGATCGCCTCTCGTCAAGATATTCCAGCTCCTTACTTAGAAAAACTGCTCATAGAAATGCGTCGTGCTGGATTAGTAAAATCAATGCGTGGTAGCATCGGTGGATACCAATTGGCTCGAGAACCTGCACAAATCTCTCTAGGAGAAGTTTTAGAAGCAGTTGGAGAAACTATTGAACCTTTACCCCACCACCAAGCTTCTCAAACACAAGCAGAAGATTGGGTCACATTTACTCTTTGGCAAAGGCTGCACCAAAAGCTCAAAGAAGCATTGTACAGTATTACCTTGGCAGATCTTTATTACGACGCTCGTAGTTGGCAGGCTTCTCTTGGGGAAGAAGCCAATTTTATTGTTTAG
- the cbiB gene encoding adenosylcobinamide-phosphate synthase CbiB — translation MTSAAVLIIAATLDYFIGDPWGWPHPVRVMGWAISRFTKFSITYCQNSLTQRLAGIVLGIILIIGSGFIGYLLIQRARLLHPFLGVALESILLASCFAFQSLRRAAETVLQPLTTGHIVDARSTLSHYVGRDTENLTQLEILRAVLETVTENATDGVMAPLFYAILGAFIPVIGPTTLALAYKASSTLDSMVGYREKPYTYLGWFSARLEDCLTWIPCRLTVMTLALLSGKPLYIWQICRRDAVCDPSPNSGWSECAYAAILGVQVGGTNWYRGVAKHKPLLGDAIHPITPNCIYQALQLTRYCFLLWLGVAVVLLLSN, via the coding sequence ATGACATCAGCTGCTGTTTTAATTATTGCTGCTACTTTAGATTACTTTATTGGCGATCCGTGGGGTTGGCCTCATCCAGTACGAGTCATGGGGTGGGCAATTTCTCGCTTTACCAAATTTAGTATCACATATTGTCAAAATTCCCTGACACAGCGCCTTGCTGGAATTGTGCTAGGCATTATCCTAATAATTGGTAGCGGGTTTATAGGCTACCTACTTATTCAAAGAGCTAGATTACTGCATCCGTTTTTGGGAGTCGCGTTAGAAAGTATTCTCTTAGCTAGCTGTTTTGCTTTTCAAAGTTTAAGAAGAGCAGCCGAAACAGTTTTACAACCATTAACAACAGGACATATTGTAGATGCCCGCTCTACTTTAAGTCATTACGTAGGACGAGATACAGAAAATTTAACACAACTAGAAATTTTACGAGCCGTTCTAGAAACAGTAACAGAAAATGCGACTGATGGAGTTATGGCTCCTCTTTTTTATGCGATTCTTGGTGCATTTATCCCTGTTATCGGTCCGACAACCCTGGCTTTGGCATATAAAGCCAGCAGTACTCTTGATTCAATGGTAGGCTATCGAGAAAAACCTTATACATATTTAGGATGGTTCAGTGCACGGTTAGAAGATTGTTTAACTTGGATTCCTTGTCGCCTCACTGTGATGACTTTGGCACTTCTGTCCGGGAAACCCTTATATATTTGGCAAATTTGCCGTCGGGATGCTGTTTGTGATCCTAGTCCTAACTCTGGCTGGAGTGAGTGCGCCTATGCTGCTATTTTAGGTGTGCAGGTGGGAGGTACAAATTGGTATCGTGGGGTAGCAAAACATAAACCTCTCCTGGGAGACGCCATCCATCCCATCACCCCAAATTGCATTTATCAAGCTTTGCAACTCACTCGATATTGTTTTTTGCTGTGGTTGGGGGTTGCAGTAGTTTTACTGCTGAGTAACTGA
- the pyrR gene encoding bifunctional pyr operon transcriptional regulator/uracil phosphoribosyltransferase PyrR, whose amino-acid sequence MTASVETKVVEILSPEELRRTVNRLASQIVEKTRDLSQLVLLGIYTRGVPLAQLLTRQIEALEGIPIATGALDITFYRDDLDQIGLRTPAKTDIPFDLTGKTVVLVDDVIYKGRTIRAALNAVNEYGRPEIIRLAVLVDRGHRELPIHPDFVGKQLPTAKEEIVKVYLDNWDRRDAVELIGD is encoded by the coding sequence ATGACTGCGTCTGTCGAAACCAAAGTGGTTGAGATTCTCTCACCTGAAGAACTCCGTCGTACCGTGAATCGTCTCGCTTCTCAAATCGTAGAAAAAACGCGTGATTTGTCTCAACTCGTACTGTTAGGTATTTATACTAGAGGTGTACCTTTAGCTCAGTTACTGACGCGTCAAATTGAGGCGCTTGAAGGTATACCGATAGCGACCGGAGCGTTGGATATTACATTTTATCGTGATGACCTCGACCAAATTGGGTTGCGGACTCCTGCAAAAACTGATATTCCTTTTGATTTAACAGGGAAAACAGTTGTCCTCGTCGATGATGTCATTTATAAAGGACGGACAATTCGTGCTGCTTTGAATGCGGTAAACGAGTATGGCAGACCAGAAATTATTCGTCTAGCCGTGCTGGTAGATAGAGGTCATCGGGAGTTACCAATTCATCCAGATTTTGTTGGTAAGCAACTACCCACTGCTAAAGAAGAGATTGTCAAAGTTTACTTAGACAATTGGGATAGACGTGATGCAGTGGAGTTGATTGGAGATTAG
- a CDS encoding nuclear transport factor 2 family protein: MTNQSSEVLAVNAAFYRAFEKKDIEAMSTVWSQGTGSFCVHPGWNVLRGWKEIRSSWVNIFKNTAYIEINTEIVTTVVRDHIAYVVLVENVLQIINGQRRLEAQSIATNMFELLGGKWYLVHHHASPIMR; this comes from the coding sequence ATGACTAACCAATCTTCTGAAGTTTTAGCCGTCAACGCAGCTTTTTATCGAGCTTTTGAAAAAAAAGATATTGAGGCAATGAGTACTGTCTGGTCTCAAGGAACTGGCAGTTTTTGTGTTCATCCCGGATGGAATGTACTGCGCGGTTGGAAGGAGATTCGCTCCTCCTGGGTTAACATTTTCAAAAATACTGCTTACATTGAGATAAATACGGAGATAGTGACGACAGTTGTGCGTGATCACATCGCCTATGTTGTACTTGTAGAAAATGTTCTTCAAATCATTAACGGTCAGAGAAGACTAGAAGCACAATCAATTGCTACGAATATGTTTGAGCTTCTAGGCGGTAAGTGGTATCTTGTGCATCATCATGCCAGTCCAATTATGCGCTAA
- a CDS encoding hybrid sensor histidine kinase/response regulator, protein MKESQFKVLLVDDDEDDYVLTRDWFGEFQVACGELEWKNNYQAAIDAIVKNQYDVCLVDYRLGASNGLDLLREAIDQGCSSPIILLTGKGDRQIDIEAMRAGAADYLEKSQLTAPMLERSIRYAVERKRAEQKIREHAALLDVATDAIFVRDLNKRILFWNKSAEQLYGWKATEAIGKNTSDLWHEKDIVQFQEAIATLLKNGSWEGELHQITKFDKEIIVESRWTLVHEFDKQGQSILVVNTNITQKKELEAQFFRAQRLESIGTLASGIAHDLNNVLAPILMTAQLLESQLNDQRSKRLLPILISNAKRGASLVKQVLSFTRGIEGDRTLLQLRHLIREIQQIIKETFPKSIEVSTSQDQTLWTVSGDATQLHQVLINLCVNARDAMPNGGQLTISAENFIIDTNYAKMYIDAQVGSYVVITVSDTGGGIPQEIIDRIFEPFFTTKDLGKGTGLGLSTVLGIVKSHGGFVNVYSEVGKGTQFKVFLPAQEARETPEERDCELPNGNGELILVVDDEDSIRDVTKTSLESYNYKAITASDGIEAIALYAEHQDKISVVLTDMVMPSMDGITTIRTLKKMNPAVKIIAVSGLASSEKVNTVNNMGVKAFLSKPYTAKQLLQTISAVKSGN, encoded by the coding sequence ATGAAAGAAAGTCAATTCAAAGTTCTTCTTGTTGATGATGACGAAGATGACTACGTTTTAACTCGTGATTGGTTCGGTGAATTCCAAGTCGCTTGTGGGGAATTGGAATGGAAAAATAATTATCAAGCAGCAATAGATGCAATTGTTAAGAATCAATACGATGTCTGTCTTGTAGATTATCGTTTGGGTGCCAGTAACGGACTAGATTTGTTGCGTGAAGCAATTGATCAAGGCTGCTCTTCCCCAATCATTTTACTTACAGGAAAAGGAGATAGGCAAATAGACATTGAAGCGATGAGAGCAGGTGCTGCAGATTATTTAGAAAAAAGTCAGTTGACAGCTCCCATGCTTGAACGTTCTATTCGTTACGCAGTTGAGCGCAAGCGAGCAGAACAAAAGATTCGCGAACACGCCGCACTCCTTGATGTTGCAACCGATGCCATTTTTGTACGGGATTTAAACAAGAGAATTTTATTTTGGAATAAATCAGCCGAACAACTATATGGTTGGAAGGCAACTGAAGCGATTGGCAAGAATACATCAGATCTTTGGCATGAGAAAGATATAGTACAATTTCAAGAAGCTATTGCAACTTTATTGAAAAATGGTTCCTGGGAGGGTGAACTGCATCAAATAACAAAATTTGACAAAGAAATTATTGTTGAAAGTCGCTGGACACTTGTGCACGAATTTGATAAACAGGGACAATCAATTCTTGTTGTTAATACTAATATTACACAAAAAAAAGAATTAGAAGCACAATTTTTTCGTGCTCAGCGTTTAGAAAGTATAGGAACTTTAGCAAGCGGTATCGCCCACGATCTAAATAACGTTCTTGCACCCATTTTAATGACCGCTCAACTTTTAGAATCGCAACTGAATGATCAGCGGAGTAAACGACTCCTGCCAATATTAATATCTAACGCGAAACGAGGAGCAAGTTTGGTTAAGCAAGTGCTATCATTTACTCGCGGAATTGAGGGCGATCGCACTCTTTTGCAATTAAGGCATTTAATTAGAGAAATTCAGCAAATTATTAAAGAAACATTTCCCAAATCTATTGAAGTTTCCACTTCACAAGACCAAACCCTTTGGACAGTTTCAGGTGATGCAACTCAATTGCATCAAGTCCTGATAAATTTGTGCGTTAATGCTCGTGACGCAATGCCTAATGGCGGTCAATTGACAATCTCGGCGGAAAATTTCATTATTGATACAAATTACGCCAAGATGTATATTGATGCTCAAGTTGGTTCGTATGTTGTCATTACTGTTAGTGATACTGGAGGTGGTATTCCACAAGAAATTATAGACCGCATTTTTGAACCATTTTTTACAACGAAAGACTTAGGCAAAGGAACAGGACTTGGTCTTTCTACTGTACTTGGGATTGTTAAAAGCCACGGTGGTTTTGTTAACGTGTATAGTGAGGTAGGGAAAGGCACCCAATTTAAGGTGTTTTTACCAGCACAAGAAGCTAGGGAAACTCCAGAAGAACGAGATTGCGAATTACCAAACGGTAATGGAGAACTCATTTTGGTTGTGGATGATGAAGATTCCATTCGGGATGTTACGAAAACATCCTTAGAAAGCTATAATTACAAAGCAATAACTGCTAGTGATGGGATTGAGGCGATCGCTCTTTATGCAGAACATCAAGATAAAATCTCTGTGGTCTTAACAGATATGGTTATGCCTTCTATGGATGGAATAACCACAATCCGGACCTTAAAAAAAATGAATCCTGCAGTCAAGATTATTGCCGTTAGTGGACTCGCTTCTAGTGAAAAGGTGAATACAGTCAATAACATGGGTGTTAAAGCCTTTTTATCTAAACCGTATACCGCAAAGCAGTTATTACAGACTATTAGTGCTGTCAAAAGTGGGAATTAA
- a CDS encoding response regulator gives MKGRQITVTILMADDDEDDCMLAREALAESRLANELHIVNDGEQLMDYLYHRGMYTHKSTAPRPHIILLDLNMPKKDGREALKEIKADPHLRQIPVVILTTSKAEEDVYSSYDLGANSFIIKPVTFASLVEVMKTLGKYWFNIVELPL, from the coding sequence GTGAAGGGTCGGCAAATAACCGTCACAATTTTGATGGCTGATGATGATGAGGATGATTGTATGTTAGCTCGCGAGGCGTTGGCAGAAAGTCGATTAGCAAACGAGTTACACATCGTTAACGATGGTGAACAATTAATGGATTATCTTTATCATCGTGGTATGTATACCCACAAAAGCACTGCACCGCGACCACATATAATTTTGTTAGATTTAAATATGCCCAAAAAAGATGGTCGTGAGGCGCTTAAAGAGATTAAAGCTGATCCACATTTAAGGCAAATTCCCGTTGTTATTCTGACGACCTCCAAGGCAGAAGAAGATGTTTATAGTAGTTACGATTTGGGTGCCAACTCATTTATCATCAAACCTGTCACCTTCGCGTCTTTGGTGGAAGTTATGAAAACACTAGGAAAGTACTGGTTTAACATCGTGGAACTGCCACTATAA
- a CDS encoding PAS domain-containing protein — protein sequence MTNLILVVDDDALTRLQLRTLLQQEGYQVAEAINTEQALYLYIKLQPNIVLLDALMPMMNGISCCDQLQTLAGATEIPILIMSDPNESASMETDGGAGAIDYITKPIKWQVLRQRVRRLLEAHHAIQKLQQQTEQAQSREAQLVMALEAASMITWDWDILNNKLTWPDNLKPLFGLESATYDAFIERVHPQDRDFVNRSVMQTLQEGTEYDIEFRVVWHNGMVCWIASKGVVFRDSSGVAVRMTGIGMDITKRKQSEEALEVYAKRQALVAELSQVALGGVDLTTLMDETVALVAQSLKVEYCKVLELCSDNNTLLLRAGVGWEPGLVGYATVSAGMDSQAGYTLSSQEPVIVDDLGTEERFNGPPLLHKHQVVSGLSVIIHGKERPFGVLGAHSTTQRTFSKDDIYFLQAIANMLATAIERQKVEDALRESEQRWQLALRGNNDGIWDWNVKTNQVFFSTRWKQMLGYSEHEIPNHFDEWMNRVHPDDMISVTRVIQDHFTKKTPFYISEYRIRCKNGSYKWILDRGQALWDDQGTVVRMAGSHTDITERKLADEKLQESENRFQILARATNDAVWDWDLLTNKLWWNDNVQTLFGYSTQQVKSEVSWWHEHIHPDDRNRIISDIDAVINSNQHFWSNEYRFRRVDNSYAYIFERGYVVHDNTGKSVRMIAAMIDFSERKRVQQELQRQNLRSQLFANISLKIRQSLQINEILQTSVTEVQKLLQSDRVLIFRLLPHGSGVVMQEAVVPGVPAVVGQNIHDPCFVEDYVQKYRNGRISAVTDIEQGGIEPCYIEFLKKLNVRSNLIVPILLKNQLWGLLIAHQCICPRQWTNWETELLRHLADQMGIALAQAQLLEQETRHSQELIRSNDELQQFAFVASHDLQEPLRKIKTFGDRLKATCGHALTEQGLDYLERMQNATRRMQALIEDLLTLSRVTTRGQPFVPVNLTQITKEVLSDLEVRIQQTQAYVEVGELPIIHADPLQMRQLLQNLIGNALKFCCKEEPPIVKIYNQILNQQDVVQVCQIIVEDHGIGFDEKYLDRIFNVFQRLHGRSEYEGTGIGLAICRKIVERHNGSISAQSTPGQGSKFLILLPMHPPA from the coding sequence GTTGTAGACGACGACGCTTTGACGCGGTTACAACTACGAACTTTGCTACAACAAGAAGGGTATCAAGTAGCAGAGGCAATCAATACTGAGCAAGCTTTATATTTGTATATAAAATTACAGCCAAATATAGTGTTGCTGGATGCCCTGATGCCGATGATGAATGGCATTAGCTGCTGTGATCAATTGCAAACACTTGCTGGTGCTACGGAAATACCTATTTTAATCATGAGTGATCCCAACGAGTCAGCATCAATGGAAACCGATGGGGGTGCTGGTGCTATTGATTATATTACCAAGCCAATTAAGTGGCAAGTCTTGCGTCAAAGAGTGCGTCGTCTTTTGGAAGCTCATCACGCTATACAGAAATTGCAACAGCAAACCGAACAGGCGCAGAGTCGAGAGGCGCAACTGGTGATGGCATTAGAAGCAGCCAGCATGATTACTTGGGACTGGGACATTCTCAATAACAAATTAACTTGGCCGGATAACCTCAAACCACTCTTTGGCTTAGAAAGTGCTACGTATGATGCTTTTATTGAACGCGTTCATCCCCAAGACCGAGATTTTGTCAACCGTTCAGTGATGCAAACTCTCCAAGAAGGCACAGAATACGATATCGAATTTCGTGTTGTTTGGCACAACGGTATGGTTTGTTGGATAGCAAGCAAAGGTGTCGTTTTTCGTGATTCTTCTGGAGTCGCAGTGCGGATGACTGGAATAGGGATGGACATCACTAAACGCAAGCAATCGGAGGAGGCGTTAGAAGTTTATGCCAAACGACAAGCACTTGTAGCAGAACTCAGTCAAGTAGCACTCGGTGGTGTAGACTTAACCACGCTGATGGACGAAACTGTTGCCCTGGTTGCTCAAAGTCTGAAAGTTGAGTATTGCAAAGTTTTGGAACTCTGTAGCGATAATAACACCTTACTGCTACGGGCGGGAGTGGGTTGGGAGCCAGGGCTTGTAGGATACGCAACTGTTAGTGCTGGAATGGACTCTCAAGCTGGTTATACCCTGTCTTCCCAAGAGCCAGTCATTGTTGATGATCTGGGCACAGAAGAGAGATTCAACGGACCTCCCCTGCTGCATAAGCATCAAGTCGTCAGCGGTTTGTCAGTCATCATTCATGGCAAAGAGCGTCCTTTTGGCGTTTTAGGGGCACATAGTACCACACAACGTACTTTTAGTAAAGATGACATTTACTTTTTGCAAGCTATAGCCAATATGTTGGCTACAGCCATTGAGCGTCAAAAAGTCGAAGATGCTCTTAGAGAAAGTGAGCAACGCTGGCAGTTAGCTTTGCGGGGCAATAATGATGGTATTTGGGACTGGAATGTTAAAACGAATCAAGTCTTCTTCTCGACTCGCTGGAAGCAAATGCTCGGTTACTCTGAGCATGAGATTCCCAATCATTTTGATGAATGGATGAACCGCGTGCATCCAGATGATATGATTTCGGTAACACGAGTCATTCAAGACCACTTTACCAAAAAAACCCCTTTTTACATTAGTGAGTATCGAATTCGGTGTAAAAACGGTAGCTACAAATGGATTTTGGATCGAGGTCAAGCACTCTGGGATGATCAAGGTACAGTTGTGCGGATGGCTGGCTCCCATACAGATATTACTGAACGTAAGCTGGCAGACGAAAAACTACAAGAAAGCGAAAACCGTTTTCAAATACTTGCTCGTGCTACGAATGATGCTGTCTGGGATTGGGATTTACTGACAAATAAACTGTGGTGGAATGACAACGTACAAACTCTGTTTGGTTATTCAACACAGCAAGTCAAAAGTGAAGTAAGTTGGTGGCATGAGCATATACACCCAGATGATAGAAACAGAATTATTTCTGACATTGATGCTGTGATCAACAGCAATCAACATTTCTGGTCAAATGAATATCGCTTTCGCCGTGTAGACAATTCTTATGCCTACATTTTTGAGCGCGGTTATGTTGTTCATGACAACACAGGCAAGTCAGTGCGAATGATTGCGGCAATGATAGACTTTTCTGAGCGCAAGCGGGTTCAACAAGAGCTACAGCGCCAGAACTTGCGATCGCAATTGTTTGCCAATATTAGTTTAAAAATTCGTCAGTCCTTACAAATTAATGAAATTCTCCAAACCAGCGTCACAGAGGTACAAAAGCTACTGCAATCTGACCGTGTCCTTATTTTTCGGCTGCTTCCACATGGTTCTGGAGTGGTGATGCAAGAAGCTGTGGTTCCTGGTGTGCCTGCTGTTGTCGGACAAAACATTCATGATCCCTGCTTTGTCGAAGATTATGTCCAGAAATACCGTAATGGACGGATTAGTGCTGTTACCGATATTGAGCAAGGTGGTATCGAGCCTTGCTATATAGAATTTCTGAAAAAACTTAATGTTAGATCTAACCTTATTGTCCCTATTCTTCTAAAAAATCAACTTTGGGGGCTGCTCATTGCCCATCAGTGTATTTGTCCTCGTCAATGGACGAACTGGGAAACTGAGCTTTTGCGACATCTGGCTGATCAAATGGGCATTGCTCTTGCGCAAGCTCAACTTCTAGAACAAGAAACTCGCCACTCGCAAGAACTCATCCGTTCTAATGACGAGCTGCAACAATTTGCCTTTGTCGCCTCTCACGATTTGCAAGAGCCATTGCGTAAAATCAAAACATTTGGCGATCGCTTAAAAGCGACTTGTGGTCATGCTTTAACAGAACAAGGACTAGATTACCTAGAACGGATGCAAAATGCAACCCGTAGAATGCAGGCTTTGATTGAAGATTTGTTAACACTTTCGCGAGTGACTACCAGAGGACAGCCTTTTGTCCCAGTGAATTTGACACAAATTACAAAAGAAGTTTTGTCTGATTTGGAAGTGCGTATCCAACAAACCCAGGCGTATGTGGAGGTAGGCGAGTTACCTATCATTCACGCCGATCCGCTACAGATGCGTCAACTACTACAAAACCTCATCGGCAATGCTCTGAAATTTTGCTGTAAAGAAGAACCACCTATTGTTAAGATTTACAACCAGATATTAAACCAACAAGATGTTGTCCAAGTGTGTCAGATTATTGTAGAAGATCATGGCATTGGTTTTGATGAAAAGTATCTTGACCGCATCTTCAACGTTTTTCAACGCCTGCATGGTCGCAGCGAATATGAAGGGACTGGTATAGGTTTGGCTATCTGCCGGAAAATTGTTGAGCGTCACAACGGGAGCATCTCGGCACAAAGTACACCTGGGCAAGGATCAAAATTTTTGATTCTACTGCCAATGCATCCTCCGGCATAA